One genomic segment of Vicia villosa cultivar HV-30 ecotype Madison, WI unplaced genomic scaffold, Vvil1.0 ctg.002117F_1_1, whole genome shotgun sequence includes these proteins:
- the LOC131637943 gene encoding uncharacterized protein LOC131637943: MLVFMHKYIEWIVNVKGDDNCGYRAISALLDKGEDSHALVCHQLIQELKMRKESYTRLYGEKEKLEAVYESLVPCLSCQAPLSKWTRFQEMRHLIACAYDKVSIDLTRYEFSETFFPLRTSPPRNPNDCIMCIGWLEKSSHFVQVYLKPGCFIPPTSPEWTTHSIANAETWTDHFVERMHEFERLNNVENESNVEKSKREPPINLAGDTCFDSF; the protein is encoded by the coding sequence ATGCtggtttttatgcacaaatacatcgAGTGGATCGTCAATGTTAAGGGGGACGATAATTGCGGTTACCGGGCCATTTCGGCTTTGCTTGATAAGGGAGAGGATAGTCATGCGCTTGTCTGTCATCAACTTATCCAAGAGTTGAAGATGCGTAAAGAATCGTACACGCGGTTGTACGGGGAGAAAGAAAAACTTGAAGCGGTTTATGAATCTCTTGTTCCTTGCTTGAGTTGTCAGGCACCGTTGTCAAAATGGACGAGGTTCCAAGAAATGAGGCATCTTATTGCATGTGCATATGATAAGGTGTCCATTGACTTGACGCGATACGAGTTTTCGGAAACCTTTTTTCCACTCCGCACCTCACCACCTAGAAATCCAAATGATTGCATTATGTGTATTGGATGGCTTGAAAAATCAAGtcattttgtacaagtttacttgaaaccgggATGTTTCATACCACCAACATCACCGGAATGGACGACTCATTCAATCGCAAATGCCGAGACATGGACGGATCATTTTGTTGAAAGGATGCACGAATTCGAAAGATTGAACAATGTTGAAAATGAATCGAATGTTGAAAAGTCCAAGAGGGAACCACCAATAAATTTAGCTGGCGACACTTGTTTTGAttcgttttga
- the LOC131637945 gene encoding uncharacterized protein LOC131637945, translating to MSRNSLRFVKLIRSFSTEPSRPQKINRIADELFSLNRFERHDFTLLWRLKMGLDRYGSAPIAGGLGPLGPSAPGSAAADATTAPAEKTAFDIKLEKYDAAAKIKIIKEVRSFTDLGLKEAKELVEKFPCVLKKGVTKEEGNPIIEKLKELGATVVLE from the coding sequence ATGTCACGAAACTCCCTAAGATTCGTCAAACTGATTCGCTCTTTCTCCACCGAACCCTCTCGCCCCCAAAAAATCAACCGCATAGCAGACGAGCTTTTCAGCCTAAACAGATTCGAACGCCACGACTTCACCCTCCTATGGAGACTCAAAATGGGCCTAGACCGTTACGGTAGTGCTCCAATTGCCGGCGGCCTTGGTCCATTAGGTCCTTCCGCGCCCGGGTCAGCTGCTGCAGATGCAACCACCGCTCCTGCGGAGAAGACGGCTTTTGATATTAAGCTTGAGAAGTATGACGCTGCGGCGAAGATTAAGATAATTAAGGAGGTTAGGTCTTTTACTGATTTGGGGTTGAAGGAAGCTAAGGAGTTGGTTGAGAAGTTTCCGTGTGTTTTGAAGAAGGGGGTTACTAAGGAAGAGGGGAATCCTATTATTGAGAAGCTTAAGGAATTGGGTGCCACTGTTGTACTTGAGTGA
- the LOC131637946 gene encoding annexin D8-like, whose product MASLIDAKDFSPIEDAETIMNACKGFGTNETALISILANRDAAQRKLVRLAYQEVYHQDLIELLKSELSGNFERAIILWIMDPAEREATLINEALKKPTPDYKVIIEIACTKNPEELLAVKRSYQSLYKHSLEEDVASQTIGDIRKLLIAVISTYKFDGEEFDENVAQSEANILHQLIERKAFNDDEMIRILSTRSKKQLSATFNIFKDLFGTTINKGLLATTVDEYVGVLRTTVRCINDPQRYLAKVLCNALNDLVNEDDALNRVIVTRAEKDLKEIKDHFLERNNVSIQDSVDRKTWGNYKTFLLQLLGKE is encoded by the exons ATGGCTTCTCTAATTGATGCAAAAGATTTTTCTCCCATCGAAGACGCTGAAACTATAATGAATGCATGCAAAG GATTCGGGACAAACGAGACAGCGCTTATATCCATACTAGCAAACCGGGATGCAGCTCAAAGGAAACTTGTGAGACTAGCTTATCAAGAAGTCTATCATCAAGATCTTATTGAACTGCTCAAATCTGAACTTTCAGGAAACTTTGAG AGAGCCATTATCCTTTGGATAATGGATCCAGCTGAAAGAGAAGCCACATTGATTAATGAGGCATTAAAGAAGCCAACACCAGATTACAAAGTAATTATTGAGATTGCTTGCACTAAAAATCCTGAAGAGCTTTTGGCTGTAAAGCGTTCATATCAATCTCTTTACAAGCATTCACTGGAAGAAGATGTTGCTTCACAAACTATTGGCGATATTCGCAAA TTGTTGATTGCAGTTATAAGTACTTACAAATTCGACGGAGAAGAGTTTGATGAGAATGTGGCCCAATCTGAAGCAAATATACTTCATCAATTGATTGAAAGGAAAGCTTTCAACGATGACGAAATGATTAGAATTTTAAGTACAAGAAGTAAGAAACAGCTAAGTGCGACTTTCAATATTTTTAAGGACTTATTTGGCACAACAATAAACAAG GGTTTATTAGCTACTACAGTTGATGAATACGTTGGAGTACTGCGTACTACTGTTCGTTGCATCAATGACCCCCAAAGATATTTAGCCAAG GTGCTATGTAATGCCTTGAATGATTTGGTGAATGAAGATGATGCTTTGAATCGTGTAATCGTCACTCGTGCAGAGAAGGATTTAAAGGAAATCAAAGACCACTTTTTAGAGAGAAACAATGTCAGCATTCAAGATTCTGTGGATAGGAAGACATGGGGAAATTACAAGACTTTTCTCCTTCAATTGTTGGGAAAGGAATAA